The Esox lucius isolate fEsoLuc1 chromosome 5, fEsoLuc1.pri, whole genome shotgun sequence genome includes a region encoding these proteins:
- the LOC105024378 gene encoding ataxin-2-like protein isoform X1 → MLKPQQPGSGGRKTSNGTAGPVSMSSTVSGINTNNRSSVGRSRTSVKAPFQSSSVFEGVYNNARMIHFLTAVVGSTCDVRVKNGNVYEGIFKTLGSRCELAVDAVHKHAADEGHSTVQPRREDITDTMVFSPSDVVTMMCRDVDLNFATRDTFTDTAISATRVNGEHKEKVLQRWEGGDSNGEAFDLEKDASNGWDANEMFRYNEVNYGVKSTYDSSLSMYTFPLEKGSTEGFRQREARATRLASEIESSPHYRHRASLENEEGKSEEEKYSAVVRDGGEQRGRESPRERGRDSPGIVSREGKYIPLPQRAREMGGGVRGERAERGPGSGGSTGPGGPPAHNRASPGYRSAPPSSPRPPLPSGTSGPQPPPPSSERVSPLSGRAGGHAPHHPTQGSPSPGPAYSPGAPPPANAILSTASPPAQHGHTAALSQSLSETGRPVNGVSSRTSPKAQRPIQSNRPIRTPNAHTQSTASRSPKSVTQESVPYLDTSSVSMPAQKTSGPAPLFPIDVNEILSTAAKERSAESPGSTEDSKSKVPSIQQRSQIEELRKFGKEFRLQPSGSCSNTTPLSSSEAATSSSEPSPTSSDSKQTLAPHSPSQLQPSASPSADPTKDSSPAITTAGSISDRQSPGHPQPARTPGSEELGQETAERGEGVNDQIKKSTLNPNAKEFNPNKIALALTKPNPSPTPPRPTPPSPSMALPQHPGSQGPIYNTPYLSYVSQIHSVQSPQMYQYTVSTVNQGKYPRAKVMFWPPPGSMVGPPRSDHANSGPPQAMLQAAASAAGTPLVASPYPQSYLQYNPQQYSQQQVIQAMTPYPGQPMYSMLQSSARMLGQGGGHPQAMGPLGAPQFPGQGDGSQGPQQTIYTPQSFNHHQGAVHPPQPSSTPTGNQPPPQQHAPSPGQNPQSGPQSLYHPVSLSAPTPPNMPPGHTSPQGSYSLQGYSLHSHQGIPHTYPGLGQLTQAHVQGAMHQGHHQGQHGHPQVVMLQAPPPQQGPGQVPQHPQHGPQQGAHQHFYIGHPQAMPVQTHPSPFHPPGN, encoded by the exons GGCTCCACCTGTGATGTAAGAGTAAAGAACGGCAACGTGTACGAGGGCATCTTCAAGACGCTCGGCTCCCGG TGCGAGCTGGCGGTGGATGCAGTCCACAAACATGCAGCGGATGAGGGCCACTCCACCGTCCAACCCCGGAGGGAGGACATCACTGACACCATGGTCTTCAGCCCCTCGGACGTGGTCACCATGATGTGCCGTGATGTTGACCTCAACTTTGCCACTCGGG ACACTTTCACGGACACGGCCATCAGCGCCACCCGAGTCAACGGCGAGCACAAAGAGAAGGTTCTGCAGcggtgggagggaggggacagCAACGGAGAGGCCTTTGATCTGGAGAAGGATGCT TCCAACGGTTGGGACGCCAACGAGATGTTCCGCTACAACGAGGTGAACTACGGCGTCAAGTCGACCTACGACTCCAGCTTGTCCATGTACAC GTTCCCTTTGGAGAAGGGGAGCACGGAGGGCTTCCGGCAGCGGGAGGCCCGTGCCACCCGCCTGGCCAGCGAGATTGAGTCCAGCCCCCACTACCGGCACCGCGCGTCACTGGAGAACGAGGAGGGCAAGAGTGAGGAGGAAAAATACAGTGCGGTGGTACGAGACGGCGGCGAgcagcgagggagggagagccCCAGAGAGAGGGGCCGCGACAGCCCAGGAATCGTCAGCAG GGAGGGCAAATACATTCCCTTACCCCAACGAGCAAGGGAGATGGGTGGCGGTGTGCGAGGCGAGCGGGCAGAACGGGGCCCGGGAAGCGGCGGAAGCACCGGCCCCGGCGGGCCCCCGGCCCACAACCGCGCCAGCCCTGGCTACCGCTCGGCCCCGCCGTCCTCTCCCAGACCCCCGTTGCCCTCGGGCACCAGCGGACCTcagccccctccaccctcctcagAGCGTGTGAGCCCGCTGTCCGGCCGGGCCGGTGGTCACGCCCCACACCACCCTACCCAGGGCAGCCCCAGCCCAGGTCCAGCCTACTCCCCTGGGGCTCCTCCCCCCGCGAACGCCATCCTCTCTACCGCTAGTCCCCCAGCCCAGCACGGTCACACTGCAGCCCTTTCCCAATCGCTGTCGGAGACAGGCAGACCGGTCAATGGAG TGTCATCGCGTACATCCCCCAAAGCCCAGAGACCTATCCAGTCCAACAGGCCAATCCGAACCCCAAACGCACACACCCAGTCCACAG CTTCCCGCTCCCCGAAATCAGTCACACAGGAATCTGTGCCCTACCTGGACACGTCGTCCGTCTCTATGCCTGCCCAAAAAACTTCTGGACCTGCCCCGCTTTTCCCTATTGATG TGAACGAGATTCTCAGCACGGCAGCCAAAGAGCGGTCGGCAGAGAGTCCAGGGAGCACGGAAGACAGCAAGAGTAAAG TTCCCTCCATTCAGCAAAGGTCACAAATTGAAGAGCTGCGGAAATTTGGCAAAGAATTCAGG CTCCAGCCTAGTGGGAGTtgctccaacactacaccactaTCTTCCTCTGAAGCAGCCACATCCTCATCTGAACCCAGCCCCACTTCTTCAGACTCCAAACAAACCCTCGCTCCCCACAGTCCCTCCCAACTCCAGCCCTCGGCTTCCCCCTCAGCAGATCCCACCAAGGACTCTAGCCCAGCCATCACCACTGCTGGCTCCATTTCAGACAGGCAATCTCCAGGGCATCCCCAGCCTGCCAGGACCCCAGGAAGTGAGGAGCTTGGAcaggagacagcagagagaggggagggagtaAATGA TCAAATCAAGAAGTCAACTCTGAATCCCAATGCCAAAGAGTTCAACCCCAACAAAATTGCACTTGCCTTG ACTAAGCCCAACCCTTCCCCCACGCCACCTCGGCCAACCCCTCCGAGTCCATCGATGGCACTCCCACAACACCCAGGAAGCCAGGGACCCATCTACAATACCCCCTACCTCTCTTACGTCTCTCAGATCCACTCTGTACAG TCTCCGCAGATGTACCAGTACACCGTGTCTACAGTCAACCAGGGGAAATACCCAAGGGCCAAAG TCATGTTTTGGCCTCCCCCAGGCTCGATGGTGGGGCCCCCCCGCTCAGACCACGCCAACTCCGGGCCGCCCCAGGCCATGCTGCAAGCAGCAGCGTCTGCAGCCGGGACCCCGCTGGTGGCTTCGCCCTACCCCCAGTCCTACCTGCAGTACAACCCCCAGCAGTACagccagcagcaggtcatccAGGCCATGACGCCCTACCCTGGACAG ccaATGTACTCCATGCTGCAGAGCAGCGCAAGGATGTTGGGCCAGGGAGGGGGTCATCCCCAGGCCATGGGACCTCTGGGGGCCCCTCAGTTTCCAGGCCAGGGTGACGGGTCTCAGGGGCCACAGCAGACGATCTACA CTCCCCAGTCTTTCAACCATCATCAGGGCGCAGTGCACCCACCccaaccctccagcacccctaCGGGGAACCAGCCCCCCCCTCAGCAGCATGCCCCCAGCCCTGGACAG AATCCCCAGTCGGGCCCCCAGTCTCTGTATCACCCAGTCTCCCTCTCGGCCCCCACCCCGCCCAACATGCCCCCCGGACACACGTCGCCCCAGGGATCCTACTCCCTGCAGGGCTATAGTCTTCACAGCCACCAGGGCATCCCGCACACGTACCCCGGTCTGGGACAGTTGACACAG GCTCACGTCCAGGGGGCCATGCACCAAGGGCACCACCAGGGTCAACACGGACACCCCCAAGTAGTTATGCTCCAGGCCCCGCCCCCCCAGCAGGGACCCGGGCAGGTCCCACAGCACCCTCAACATGGCCCGCAGCAAGGGGCTCACCAACACTTTTATATTGGACACCCACAAG CAATGCCGGTCCAGACACACCCCTCTCCCTTCCACCCTCCTGGAAACTGA
- the LOC105024378 gene encoding ataxin-2-like protein isoform X2, whose amino-acid sequence MLKPQQPGSGGRKTSNGTAGPVSMSSTVSGINTNNRSSVGRSRTSVKAPFQSSSVFEGVYNNARMIHFLTAVVGSTCDVRVKNGNVYEGIFKTLGSRCELAVDAVHKHAADEGHSTVQPRREDITDTMVFSPSDVVTMMCRDVDLNFATRDTFTDTAISATRVNGEHKEKVLQRWEGGDSNGEAFDLEKDASNGWDANEMFRYNEVNYGVKSTYDSSLSMYTFPLEKGSTEGFRQREARATRLASEIESSPHYRHRASLENEEGKSEEEKYSAVVRDGGEQRGRESPRERGRDSPGIVSREGKYIPLPQRAREMGGGVRGERAERGPGSGGSTGPGGPPAHNRASPGYRSAPPSSPRPPLPSGTSGPQPPPPSSERVSPLSGRAGGHAPHHPTQGSPSPGPAYSPGAPPPANAILSTASPPAQHGHTAALSQSLSETGRPVNGVSSRTSPKAQRPIQSNRPIRTPNAHTQSTASRSPKSVTQESVPYLDTSSVSMPAQKTSGPAPLFPIDVNEILSTAAKERSAESPGSTEDSKSKVPSIQQRSQIEELRKFGKEFRLQPSGSCSNTTPLSSSEAATSSSEPSPTSSDSKQTLAPHSPSQLQPSASPSADPTKDSSPAITTAGSISDRQSPGHPQPARTPGSEELGQETAERGEGVNDQIKKSTLNPNAKEFNPNKIALALTKPNPSPTPPRPTPPSPSMALPQHPGSQGPIYNTPYLSYVSQIHSVQSPQMYQYTVSTVNQGKYPRAKGSMVGPPRSDHANSGPPQAMLQAAASAAGTPLVASPYPQSYLQYNPQQYSQQQVIQAMTPYPGQPMYSMLQSSARMLGQGGGHPQAMGPLGAPQFPGQGDGSQGPQQTIYTPQSFNHHQGAVHPPQPSSTPTGNQPPPQQHAPSPGQNPQSGPQSLYHPVSLSAPTPPNMPPGHTSPQGSYSLQGYSLHSHQGIPHTYPGLGQLTQAHVQGAMHQGHHQGQHGHPQVVMLQAPPPQQGPGQVPQHPQHGPQQGAHQHFYIGHPQAMPVQTHPSPFHPPGN is encoded by the exons GGCTCCACCTGTGATGTAAGAGTAAAGAACGGCAACGTGTACGAGGGCATCTTCAAGACGCTCGGCTCCCGG TGCGAGCTGGCGGTGGATGCAGTCCACAAACATGCAGCGGATGAGGGCCACTCCACCGTCCAACCCCGGAGGGAGGACATCACTGACACCATGGTCTTCAGCCCCTCGGACGTGGTCACCATGATGTGCCGTGATGTTGACCTCAACTTTGCCACTCGGG ACACTTTCACGGACACGGCCATCAGCGCCACCCGAGTCAACGGCGAGCACAAAGAGAAGGTTCTGCAGcggtgggagggaggggacagCAACGGAGAGGCCTTTGATCTGGAGAAGGATGCT TCCAACGGTTGGGACGCCAACGAGATGTTCCGCTACAACGAGGTGAACTACGGCGTCAAGTCGACCTACGACTCCAGCTTGTCCATGTACAC GTTCCCTTTGGAGAAGGGGAGCACGGAGGGCTTCCGGCAGCGGGAGGCCCGTGCCACCCGCCTGGCCAGCGAGATTGAGTCCAGCCCCCACTACCGGCACCGCGCGTCACTGGAGAACGAGGAGGGCAAGAGTGAGGAGGAAAAATACAGTGCGGTGGTACGAGACGGCGGCGAgcagcgagggagggagagccCCAGAGAGAGGGGCCGCGACAGCCCAGGAATCGTCAGCAG GGAGGGCAAATACATTCCCTTACCCCAACGAGCAAGGGAGATGGGTGGCGGTGTGCGAGGCGAGCGGGCAGAACGGGGCCCGGGAAGCGGCGGAAGCACCGGCCCCGGCGGGCCCCCGGCCCACAACCGCGCCAGCCCTGGCTACCGCTCGGCCCCGCCGTCCTCTCCCAGACCCCCGTTGCCCTCGGGCACCAGCGGACCTcagccccctccaccctcctcagAGCGTGTGAGCCCGCTGTCCGGCCGGGCCGGTGGTCACGCCCCACACCACCCTACCCAGGGCAGCCCCAGCCCAGGTCCAGCCTACTCCCCTGGGGCTCCTCCCCCCGCGAACGCCATCCTCTCTACCGCTAGTCCCCCAGCCCAGCACGGTCACACTGCAGCCCTTTCCCAATCGCTGTCGGAGACAGGCAGACCGGTCAATGGAG TGTCATCGCGTACATCCCCCAAAGCCCAGAGACCTATCCAGTCCAACAGGCCAATCCGAACCCCAAACGCACACACCCAGTCCACAG CTTCCCGCTCCCCGAAATCAGTCACACAGGAATCTGTGCCCTACCTGGACACGTCGTCCGTCTCTATGCCTGCCCAAAAAACTTCTGGACCTGCCCCGCTTTTCCCTATTGATG TGAACGAGATTCTCAGCACGGCAGCCAAAGAGCGGTCGGCAGAGAGTCCAGGGAGCACGGAAGACAGCAAGAGTAAAG TTCCCTCCATTCAGCAAAGGTCACAAATTGAAGAGCTGCGGAAATTTGGCAAAGAATTCAGG CTCCAGCCTAGTGGGAGTtgctccaacactacaccactaTCTTCCTCTGAAGCAGCCACATCCTCATCTGAACCCAGCCCCACTTCTTCAGACTCCAAACAAACCCTCGCTCCCCACAGTCCCTCCCAACTCCAGCCCTCGGCTTCCCCCTCAGCAGATCCCACCAAGGACTCTAGCCCAGCCATCACCACTGCTGGCTCCATTTCAGACAGGCAATCTCCAGGGCATCCCCAGCCTGCCAGGACCCCAGGAAGTGAGGAGCTTGGAcaggagacagcagagagaggggagggagtaAATGA TCAAATCAAGAAGTCAACTCTGAATCCCAATGCCAAAGAGTTCAACCCCAACAAAATTGCACTTGCCTTG ACTAAGCCCAACCCTTCCCCCACGCCACCTCGGCCAACCCCTCCGAGTCCATCGATGGCACTCCCACAACACCCAGGAAGCCAGGGACCCATCTACAATACCCCCTACCTCTCTTACGTCTCTCAGATCCACTCTGTACAG TCTCCGCAGATGTACCAGTACACCGTGTCTACAGTCAACCAGGGGAAATACCCAAGGGCCAAAG GCTCGATGGTGGGGCCCCCCCGCTCAGACCACGCCAACTCCGGGCCGCCCCAGGCCATGCTGCAAGCAGCAGCGTCTGCAGCCGGGACCCCGCTGGTGGCTTCGCCCTACCCCCAGTCCTACCTGCAGTACAACCCCCAGCAGTACagccagcagcaggtcatccAGGCCATGACGCCCTACCCTGGACAG ccaATGTACTCCATGCTGCAGAGCAGCGCAAGGATGTTGGGCCAGGGAGGGGGTCATCCCCAGGCCATGGGACCTCTGGGGGCCCCTCAGTTTCCAGGCCAGGGTGACGGGTCTCAGGGGCCACAGCAGACGATCTACA CTCCCCAGTCTTTCAACCATCATCAGGGCGCAGTGCACCCACCccaaccctccagcacccctaCGGGGAACCAGCCCCCCCCTCAGCAGCATGCCCCCAGCCCTGGACAG AATCCCCAGTCGGGCCCCCAGTCTCTGTATCACCCAGTCTCCCTCTCGGCCCCCACCCCGCCCAACATGCCCCCCGGACACACGTCGCCCCAGGGATCCTACTCCCTGCAGGGCTATAGTCTTCACAGCCACCAGGGCATCCCGCACACGTACCCCGGTCTGGGACAGTTGACACAG GCTCACGTCCAGGGGGCCATGCACCAAGGGCACCACCAGGGTCAACACGGACACCCCCAAGTAGTTATGCTCCAGGCCCCGCCCCCCCAGCAGGGACCCGGGCAGGTCCCACAGCACCCTCAACATGGCCCGCAGCAAGGGGCTCACCAACACTTTTATATTGGACACCCACAAG CAATGCCGGTCCAGACACACCCCTCTCCCTTCCACCCTCCTGGAAACTGA
- the adprh gene encoding ADP-ribosylarginine hydrolase, translated as MDGPATLQDYKAAMLLSGVGDALGYRNQLWEYNESGPAIHQELQELGGLQNITVQLPDWPVSDDTVLHLATAEALTTGKEGEELLQDVAARYVEGMKDMERRKPGPSSILGVSQLRPGTAGGFRVPYNPDSTGCGAAMRSMCIGLRYPWPEQLSTLVAVAVETGRMTHPHPTGFLGAVASALFTSYAVQRRPITSWGFGLLKEACPIAKSFVQSQGFAVNETERDWGYFPQKWEWYLELRGLSEGKGPVSWPVSFGPLERDKAYKSFSLDGWAGRSGHDAPMIALDALLAAGSDWKELMNRGGFHGGDSDSTAVIACCCWGLLYGTDGVPPANYTHLEYRERLERSAEKLYALSHSGLA; from the exons ATGGACGG GCCTGCCACCCTCCAGGACTACAAAGCTGCAATGCTGCTGAGCGGAGTTGGCGATGCCCTGGGCTACCGCAACCAGCTGTGGGAGTATAATGAGTCAGGGCCAGCCATTCACCAG GAGTTGCAAGAGCTTGGGGGGCTGCAGAACATCACAGTGCAACTTCCTGATTGGCCGGTCAGCGATGACACGGTCTTGCACCTGGCAACTGCAGAAGCGCTCACCACAG GTAAAGAAGGGGAGGAGCTTCTGCAAGATGTGGCTGCTCGTTATGTGGAGGGCATGAAAGATATGGAAAGAAGGAAACCAGGGCCTTCAAGCATCTTAG GAGTGTCCCAGTTGAGGCCAGGAACAGCAGGGGGCTTCAGAGTGCCCTACAATCCTGACAGCACAGGATGTGGGGCTGCCATGAGATCTATGTGCATTGGTCTGAG GTACCCGTGGCCCGAGCAGCTGTCCACACTGGTGGCTGTTGCCGTGGAGACGGGAAGGATGACCCACCCTCACCCGACCGGTTTCCTCGGTGCTGTGGCATCAGCACTATTCACTTCTTACGCTGTCCAGCGCCGGCCAATCACAAGCTGGGGCTTTGGCCTGCTTAAGGAGGCCTGTCCAATCGCTAAGAGCTTTGTCCAGTCGCAGGGCTTTGCTGTCAATGAGACGGAGAGGGATTGGGGTTATTTCCCTCAGAAGTGGGAGTG GTACCTAGAGCTGAGGGGCCTCTCTGAGGGGAAGGGCCCTGTCTCTTGGCCTGTCTCCTTCGGGCCACTGGAGAGAGACAAGGCCTATAAGAGCTTCAGCCTAGATGGGTGGGCGGGGCGCAGCGGGCACGACGCTCCAATGATCGCTCTGGATGCTCTTCTTGCAGCAGGGTCGGACTGGAAGGAGTTGATGAACCGAGGCGGCTTCCACGGAG GTGACAGCGACAGTACAGCGGTGATCGCGTGCTGCTGCTGGGGACTCCTCTATGGAACAGATGGTGTCCCGCCCGCTAACTATACCCACCTTGAGTACAGAGAGCGCCTGGAGAGAAGTGCCGAGAAGCTATATGCCCTGTCACACTCAGGCCTAGCATAA